From one Lycium barbarum isolate Lr01 chromosome 6, ASM1917538v2, whole genome shotgun sequence genomic stretch:
- the LOC132645024 gene encoding BI1-like protein, which produces MYGFRSLNTEDGGIKGDIEEGTLYPGLGYGENQLRWGFIRKVYGILAAQILLTTLVSAATVLYAPINDLLRGTPGLLFLIILPFLLLWPLHIYQQRHPLNFVFLGLFTASLSLTVGVTCANTEGRIVLEALVLTSAVVTALTGYTFWASKKGKDFSFLGPILFTSLFVLILTGFMQMFFPLGSTTSAVYSAISAIIFCGYIIYDTDNLIKRFTYDEYIWASVTLYLDVLNLFLTILRILRQGDN; this is translated from the exons ATGTACGGATTTAGGAGTTTGAACACGGAAGATGGTGGAATTAAAGGAGATATAGAAGAAGGAACCTTATATCCAGGTCTCGGATATGGTGAGAATCAGTTGCGTTGGGGTTTCATTCGTAAAGTCTACGGTATTCTCGCTGCTCAGATCCTCTTGACCACCCTTGTCTCTGCCGCCACTGTGCTCTACGCGCCCATCAACGATCTCCTACGTGGCACTCCTGGCCTTCTCTtcctcattatccttccttttctCT TGCTGTGGCCCTTGCACATATATCAGCAGAGGCATCCATTGAATTTTGTTTTCCTTGGCCTCTTCACTGCTTCTTTGAGTCTCACAGTGGGTGTGACCTGTGCTAATACTGAAG GAAGAATTGTGCTTGAAGCCTTGGTCTTGACATCCGCTGTAGTTACAGCTCTGACTGGATACACATTCTGGGCTTCTAAGAAGGGCAAAGACTTCAGCTTCCTGGGTCCAATACTGTTTACTAGCCTCTTTGTACTTATCCTGACTGGATTTATGCAG ATGTTCTTCCCTCTCGGATCTACAACTAGTGCTGTTTACAGTGCAATCAGTGCTATAATTTTCTGTGGATACATTATTTACGACACAGACAACCTGATTAAGAGGTTCACATATGATGAATACATCTGGGCATCTGTCACTCTGTACCTGGATGTTCTGAACCTGTTCTTGACCATTCTGCGTATTCTGAGGCAGGGAGACAACTAA
- the LOC132645023 gene encoding uncharacterized protein LOC132645023, whose amino-acid sequence MDFFKSVFTDNDPELSDTENTPTSPNPTNAWTSLFKTIATKSESVVQNYRRDLQEFSTGLKLETATIREVASRAVKDLPARLESGAAVAQESLESVGQAIDNIGSTVSDIIARGKDSMILVNNDSDTDELSTSLDQNAKPYSRIDATIRATQCDVKTYCEEPEDLSDYNEWKLGFVLEEMSGEIEDLIKGNGVIDEIYSEVVPSRVDEESFWSRYFYKVYRIRKAEEARARLVKRAIEGEEEEELSWDVDDEDYEDMEGSTRDNVAKEEYNNNNVPSVIPQVGSGEGSGAKGEFGKKMNRLEVEERARRSVSGEDEKEMALETTSDGGDEKVRVDDSESRGDRGSSEGKNDNSDFSVISSQLSSHEGDDLGWDEIEDIASGDEIKVSERTSPSKTDLRKRLSAAEDEEELSWDIEDDDDAEASKS is encoded by the coding sequence ATGGATTTCTTCAAATCCGTATTCACCGACAACGATCCAGAACTTTCCGATACCGAAAACACCCCTACTTCTCCAAACCCTACGAACGCATGGACAAGCTTGTTCAAAACCATAGCCACGAAATCCGAATCTGTAGTGCAAAACTATCGCCGTGATCTCCAGGAATTTAGCACCGGTTTGAAATTAGAAACGGCTACAATCCGTGAAGTAGCTAGCCGAGCCGTTAAGGACTTGCCTGCTCGGCTTGAATCAGGAGCCGCCGTTGCACAGGAATCACTCGAATCTGTTGGCCAAGCCATTGACAATATCGGCTCTACTGTGTCGGATATTATTGCTCGTGGTAAGGACTCTATGATCCTTGTTAATAATGATTCTGATACTGATGAATTATCTACTAGTTTAGATCAAAATGCCAAACCTTACAGTAGAATTGATGCCACAATTCGAGCGACACAGTGTGATGTGAAAACGTATTGTGAGGAGCCGGAGGATTTGAGTGATTATAATGAGTGGAAATTGGGGTTTGTGTTAGAGGAGATGAGTGGGGAGATTGAGGATTTGATTAAGGGGAATGGTGTGATTGATGAGATTTATAGTGAGGTTGTTCCGAGTAGGGTTGATGAGGAGAGTTTCTGGTCTCGGTATTTTTATAAGGTTTATAGGATAAGGAAAGCGGAAGAAGCAAGGGCGAGGCTTGTGAAGAGGGCGATTGAGGGCGAGGAGGAAGAGGAATTGAGTTGGGATGTTGATGATGAGGATTACGAGGATATGGAAGGGAGCACCCGTGATAATGTAGCGAAAGaagagtacaacaacaacaacgtacccagtgtgatcccacaagtcgggtctggggagggtagtggAGCGAAAGGAGAGTTTGGGAAGAAAATGAATAGGTTAGAGGTTGAGGAAAGGGCGAGGAGATCGGTaagtggagaagatgagaaagaaaTGGCTTTGGAGACAACAAGTGATGGTGGGGATGAGAAAGTGAGAGTAGATGATTCTGAATCGAGGGGTGATAGGGGGAGTTCAGAAGGTAAGAATGATAACAGTGATTTTTCAGTTATTTCTAGTCAATTGTCTTCGCACGAGGGAGATGATCTTGGGTGGGATGAGATTGAAGATATTGCAAGTGGTGATGAGATCAAGGTGTCTGAGAGAACGAGCCCAAGCAAAACTGATTTGAGGAAGCGTTTGAGTGCTGCAGAGGACGAGGAAGAGTTGTCGTGGGATATTGAGGATGATGATGACGCTGAAGCTTCCAAATCATGA